One window of the Trifolium pratense cultivar HEN17-A07 linkage group LG2, ARS_RC_1.1, whole genome shotgun sequence genome contains the following:
- the LOC123906808 gene encoding uncharacterized protein LOC123906808 isoform X7 translates to MATRGRRTKRARGRGSSNPPKPSTSLGVKIDKNRIQKKGPVKGFDALNNKQKSAPFNFEQNEDNNYNDSEDEEMQLLEQAADETDRRKVISLEGISSSSGRRITRSHGKGCSDPPGASPLCIDPPPQPGHTRVSPGVKSDKNRIQKKRRGKGIDTFNNKQKSTSFSSEHNDEHCDNNDDEELQLIVDKICQSQLHKQQVTNAINTEKYIGSNFGLSNNARSSSVGYHVEGISNPGRGVKHGRGRGRSDPPEPLSCIVPPPPAAHTSVSPVRAKQKRLKNTLKSAQQTQCATNPQAPAQVHTSPQAPHVPSEIHTSPQTPTSAHSLPQTHHVGHSPTQAPTYSSPLVEGSSYATLNDTTPVNSSSTYEIPQQSHTSRQCVGRESADCWTVEAIDPQGAIKRIKLKYWQVNDLPIGEHVIVHFNDQGAAYGEAQGLLAGYCGTLATNPNLFPINYERWLGKLGMPKSYLDNCFEKNIEPRFQFRTTEALAKRYCKLSIAKKWAAHRQNLWTRFYDPSKTRDQITSNIPLGVDPIQWAHFVDYRLKPETLERCRKNKENRSKQLIPHTGGSKPLSRKRHEMFLQTGEQPCRGKLFIETHKKKDGSFVNDAAKDIVEQIEVGLTQSSVHESEISPNDVLGKVLGPEHPGRVRCMGMGAAPTNTFKNNGVRLSILGNSSTAAATSSSNFWQEKYTHLESQVQNTMEAFKAYIIMKEGRIPDQVASIFGSSNEVGLDLGPKPRVWRMYHRKKGKGIANANDVWLSMARNARN, encoded by the exons ATGGCAACCCGAGGTAGAAGAACTAAACGTGCTCGAGGGAGAGGCAGCAGTAATCCACCAAAACCTTCTACTTCTCTAG GTGTCAAGATTGACAAGAACAGAATTCAAAAGAAAGGACCGGTAAAGGGGTTTGATGCATTAAATAATAAGCAGAAATCTGCTCCTTTTAATTTTGAACAGAATGAAGATAACAACTACAATGATAGTGAAGATGAAGAGATGCAACTACTTGAGCAAGCAGCTGATGAAACTGATAGGCGAAAAGTTATATCTTTAGAGGGCATCTCTTCTAGCTC AGGTAGACGAATTACCCGTAGTCATGGGAAAGGCTGTAGTGATCCACCAGGGGCTTCTCCATTGTGCATTGATCCACCACCACAACCAGGACATACTCGGGTTTCCCCag GTGTCAAGAGTGACAAGAATagaattcaaaagaaaagacGGGGTAAGGGGATTGATACATTTAATAATAAGCAGAAATCTACTTCTTTTAGTTCTGAACATAATGATGAACACTGCGacaataatgatgatgaagaattGCAACTCATCGTAGATAAAATTTGTCAATCACAATTACACAAGCAGCAAGTAACTAATGCAATTAATACAGAAAAGTATATTGGATCCAATTTTGGACTTTCCAACAATGCGAGATCATCAAGCGTAGGATATCATGTAGAGGGCATCTCTAACCC AGGTAGAGGA GTTAAACATGGTCGAGGGAGAGGTCGTAGTGATCCACCAGAGCCTCTATCATGCATTGTTCCACCACCACCGGCAGCACATACTTCGGTTTCCCCAG TCAGGGCAAAGCAAAAGCgtttaaaaaatacattaaaatcaGCACAGCAAACTCAGTGTGCAACAAATCCTCAAGCTCCCGCTCAAGTTCATACATCACCTCAAGCACCTCATGTTCCATCTGAAATTCATACTTCACCTCAAACTCCAACTTCAGCCCATTCTTTACCTCAAACTCATCATGTTGGACATTCTCCAACTCAAGCTCCAACTTACTCTTCACCGCTAGTTGAAGGATCATCATATGCTACACTGAATGATACAACACCCGTAAATTCGTCCTCAACTTATGAAATTCCACAACAATCTCACACATCTAGGCAATGTGTTGGGCGCGAGTCTGCAGATTGTTGGACTGTTGAAGCAATAG ACCCACAAGGAGCTATTAAGAGGATAAAACTCAAGTATTGGCAAGTCAATGACCTACCTATCGGGGAACATGTAATTGTGCACTTTAATGACCAAGGTGCTGCATATGGTGAAGCACAAGGCTTGCTTGCGGGATATTGTGGAACATTAGCAACCAATCCCAACTTATTTCCAATTAATTACGAAAGGTGGTTGGGAAAATTGGGCATGCCCAAAAGTTACCTTGATAATTGCTTTGAAAAAAACATAGAG cCTCGATTTCAATTTAGGACTACTGAAGCCCTTGCAAAGAGATATTGCAAACTTAGCATTGCAAAAAAGTGGGCTGCACATAGACAAAATTTGTGGACTCGTTTCTATGATCCATCCAAAACCCGAGATCAAATCACAAGTAACATTCCACTTGGTGTTGACCCAATTCAATGGGCTCATTTTGTTGACTATCGTTTGAAACCAGAAACACTG gagCGTTGtcgaaaaaataaagaaaatcgAAGCAAGCAATTGATTCCTCATACTGGTGGTTCTAAACCTCTTTCGAGAAAAAGACATGAGATG tttttgcAAACTGGAGAACAACCTTGTCGTGGAAAATTGTTCATtgaaacccataaaaaaaaggACGGGTCATTTGTAAATGATGCAGCAAAGGATATAGTG GAACAAATTGAAGTGGGTTTGACTCAAAGCAGTGTTCATGAATCTGAAATTTCTCCTAATGATGTTCTCGGTAAAGTGTTAGGGCCTGAGCACCCTGGAAGAGTGCGATGCATGGGTATGGGAGCAGCTCCTACtaatacatttaaaaataatggAGTTCGACTTTCAATTTTGGGTAATTCTTCGACCGCTGCTGCAACATCATCTTCTAACTTTTGGCAAGAGAAGTACACGCACTTGGAATCTCAAGTTCAAAACACCATGGAAGCATTCAAAGCTTACATTATTATGAAAGAAGGAAGGATTCCTGATCAAGTGGCCAGCATCTTTGGTTCATCAAAT GAAGTGGGCCTTGACTTGGGGCCCAAACCCAGAGTTTGGAGAATGTATCAcagaaagaaaggaaaaggaATTGCAAATGCAAATGATGTGTGGCTAAGTATGGCACGGAATGCACGGAATTGA
- the LOC123906808 gene encoding uncharacterized protein LOC123906808 isoform X9, producing the protein MATRGRRTKRARGRGSSNPPKPSTSLGVKIDKNRIQKKGPVKGFDALNNKQKSAPFNFEQNEDNNYNDSEDEEMQLLEQAADETDRRKVISLEGISSSSGRRITRSHGKGCSDPPGASPLCIDPPPQPGHTRVSPGVKSDKNRIQKKRREKYIGSNFGLSNNARSSSVGYHVEGISNPGRGVRRGRGRGRCIAPGPSQSYIDPPTPAHTLVSPVVKNDNNRVGRKGLVKHGRGRGRSDPPEPLSCIVPPPPAAHTSVSPVRAKQKRLKNTLKSAQQTQCATNPQAPAQVHTSPQAPHVPSEIHTSPQTPTSAHSLPQTHHVGHSPTQAPTYSSPLVEGSSYATLNDTTPVNSSSTYEIPQQSHTSRQCVGRESADCWTVEAIDPQGAIKRIKLKYWQVNDLPIGEHVIVHFNDQGAAYGEAQGLLAGYCGTLATNPNLFPINYERWLGKLGMPKSYLDNCFEKNIEPRFQFRTTEALAKRYCKLSIAKKWAAHRQNLWTRFYDPSKTRDQITSNIPLGVDPIQWAHFVDYRLKPETLERCRKNKENRSKQLIPHTGGSKPLSRKRHEMFLQTGEQPCRGKLFIETHKKKDGSFVNDAAKDIVEQIEVGLTQSSVHESEISPNDVLGKVLGPEHPGRVRCMGMGAAPTNTFKNNGVRLSILGNSSTAAATSSSNFWQEKYTHLESQVQNTMEAFKAYIIMKEGRIPDQVASIFGSSNWALTWGPNPEFGECITERKEKELQMQMMCG; encoded by the exons ATGGCAACCCGAGGTAGAAGAACTAAACGTGCTCGAGGGAGAGGCAGCAGTAATCCACCAAAACCTTCTACTTCTCTAG GTGTCAAGATTGACAAGAACAGAATTCAAAAGAAAGGACCGGTAAAGGGGTTTGATGCATTAAATAATAAGCAGAAATCTGCTCCTTTTAATTTTGAACAGAATGAAGATAACAACTACAATGATAGTGAAGATGAAGAGATGCAACTACTTGAGCAAGCAGCTGATGAAACTGATAGGCGAAAAGTTATATCTTTAGAGGGCATCTCTTCTAGCTC AGGTAGACGAATTACCCGTAGTCATGGGAAAGGCTGTAGTGATCCACCAGGGGCTTCTCCATTGTGCATTGATCCACCACCACAACCAGGACATACTCGGGTTTCCCCag GTGTCAAGAGTGACAAGAATagaattcaaaagaaaagacGGG AAAAGTATATTGGATCCAATTTTGGACTTTCCAACAATGCGAGATCATCAAGCGTAGGATATCATGTAGAGGGCATCTCTAACCC AGGTAGAGGAGTTAGACGTGGTCGAGGGAGAGGTCGTTGTATTGCACCAGGGCCTTCTCAATCGTACATTGATCCACCAACACCTGCACATACTTTGGTTTCCCCAG TTGTCAAGAATGACAATAACAGAGTTGGAAGGAAAGGACTGGTTAAACATGGTCGAGGGAGAGGTCGTAGTGATCCACCAGAGCCTCTATCATGCATTGTTCCACCACCACCGGCAGCACATACTTCGGTTTCCCCAG TCAGGGCAAAGCAAAAGCgtttaaaaaatacattaaaatcaGCACAGCAAACTCAGTGTGCAACAAATCCTCAAGCTCCCGCTCAAGTTCATACATCACCTCAAGCACCTCATGTTCCATCTGAAATTCATACTTCACCTCAAACTCCAACTTCAGCCCATTCTTTACCTCAAACTCATCATGTTGGACATTCTCCAACTCAAGCTCCAACTTACTCTTCACCGCTAGTTGAAGGATCATCATATGCTACACTGAATGATACAACACCCGTAAATTCGTCCTCAACTTATGAAATTCCACAACAATCTCACACATCTAGGCAATGTGTTGGGCGCGAGTCTGCAGATTGTTGGACTGTTGAAGCAATAG ACCCACAAGGAGCTATTAAGAGGATAAAACTCAAGTATTGGCAAGTCAATGACCTACCTATCGGGGAACATGTAATTGTGCACTTTAATGACCAAGGTGCTGCATATGGTGAAGCACAAGGCTTGCTTGCGGGATATTGTGGAACATTAGCAACCAATCCCAACTTATTTCCAATTAATTACGAAAGGTGGTTGGGAAAATTGGGCATGCCCAAAAGTTACCTTGATAATTGCTTTGAAAAAAACATAGAG cCTCGATTTCAATTTAGGACTACTGAAGCCCTTGCAAAGAGATATTGCAAACTTAGCATTGCAAAAAAGTGGGCTGCACATAGACAAAATTTGTGGACTCGTTTCTATGATCCATCCAAAACCCGAGATCAAATCACAAGTAACATTCCACTTGGTGTTGACCCAATTCAATGGGCTCATTTTGTTGACTATCGTTTGAAACCAGAAACACTG gagCGTTGtcgaaaaaataaagaaaatcgAAGCAAGCAATTGATTCCTCATACTGGTGGTTCTAAACCTCTTTCGAGAAAAAGACATGAGATG tttttgcAAACTGGAGAACAACCTTGTCGTGGAAAATTGTTCATtgaaacccataaaaaaaaggACGGGTCATTTGTAAATGATGCAGCAAAGGATATAGTG GAACAAATTGAAGTGGGTTTGACTCAAAGCAGTGTTCATGAATCTGAAATTTCTCCTAATGATGTTCTCGGTAAAGTGTTAGGGCCTGAGCACCCTGGAAGAGTGCGATGCATGGGTATGGGAGCAGCTCCTACtaatacatttaaaaataatggAGTTCGACTTTCAATTTTGGGTAATTCTTCGACCGCTGCTGCAACATCATCTTCTAACTTTTGGCAAGAGAAGTACACGCACTTGGAATCTCAAGTTCAAAACACCATGGAAGCATTCAAAGCTTACATTATTATGAAAGAAGGAAGGATTCCTGATCAAGTGGCCAGCATCTTTGGTTCATCAAAT TGGGCCTTGACTTGGGGCCCAAACCCAGAGTTTGGAGAATGTATCAcagaaagaaaggaaaaggaATTGCAAATGCAAATGATGTGTGGCTAA
- the LOC123906808 gene encoding uncharacterized protein LOC123906808 isoform X2, translating into MATRGRRTKRARGRGSSNPPKPSTSLGVKIDKNRIQKKGPVKGFDALNNKQKSAPFNFEQNEDNNYNDSEDEEMQLLEQAADETDRRKVISLEGISSSSGRRITRSHGKGCSDPPGASPLCIDPPPQPGHTRVSPGVKSDKNRIQKKRRGKGIDTFNNKQKSTSFSSEHNDEHCDNNDDEELQLIVDKICQSQLHKQQVTNAINTEKYIGSNFGLSNNARSSSVGYHVEGISNPGRGVRRGRGRGRCIAPGPSQSYIDPPTPAHTLVSPVVKNDNNRVGRKGLVKHGRGRGRSDPPEPLSCIVPPPPAAHTSVSPVRAKQKRLKNTLKSAQQTQCATNPQAPAQVHTSPQAPHVPSEIHTSPQTPTSAHSLPQTHHVGHSPTQAPTYSSPLVEGSSYATLNDTTPVNSSSTYEIPQQSHTSRQCVGRESADCWTVEAIDPQGAIKRIKLKYWQVNDLPIGEHVIVHFNDQGAAYGEAQGLLAGYCGTLATNPNLFPINYERWLGKLGMPKSYLDNCFEKNIEPRFQFRTTEALAKRYCKLSIAKKWAAHRQNLWTRFYDPSKTRDQITSNIPLGVDPIQWAHFVDYRLKPETLERCRKNKENRSKQLIPHTGGSKPLSRKRHEMFLQTGEQPCRGKLFIETHKKKDGSFVNDAAKDIVEQIEVGLTQSSVHESEISPNDVLGKVLGPEHPGRVRCMGMGAAPTNTFKNNGVRLSILGNSSTAAATSSSNFWQEKYTHLESQVQNTMEAFKAYIIMKEGRIPDQVASIFGSSNWALTWGPNPEFGECITERKEKELQMQMMCG; encoded by the exons ATGGCAACCCGAGGTAGAAGAACTAAACGTGCTCGAGGGAGAGGCAGCAGTAATCCACCAAAACCTTCTACTTCTCTAG GTGTCAAGATTGACAAGAACAGAATTCAAAAGAAAGGACCGGTAAAGGGGTTTGATGCATTAAATAATAAGCAGAAATCTGCTCCTTTTAATTTTGAACAGAATGAAGATAACAACTACAATGATAGTGAAGATGAAGAGATGCAACTACTTGAGCAAGCAGCTGATGAAACTGATAGGCGAAAAGTTATATCTTTAGAGGGCATCTCTTCTAGCTC AGGTAGACGAATTACCCGTAGTCATGGGAAAGGCTGTAGTGATCCACCAGGGGCTTCTCCATTGTGCATTGATCCACCACCACAACCAGGACATACTCGGGTTTCCCCag GTGTCAAGAGTGACAAGAATagaattcaaaagaaaagacGGGGTAAGGGGATTGATACATTTAATAATAAGCAGAAATCTACTTCTTTTAGTTCTGAACATAATGATGAACACTGCGacaataatgatgatgaagaattGCAACTCATCGTAGATAAAATTTGTCAATCACAATTACACAAGCAGCAAGTAACTAATGCAATTAATACAGAAAAGTATATTGGATCCAATTTTGGACTTTCCAACAATGCGAGATCATCAAGCGTAGGATATCATGTAGAGGGCATCTCTAACCC AGGTAGAGGAGTTAGACGTGGTCGAGGGAGAGGTCGTTGTATTGCACCAGGGCCTTCTCAATCGTACATTGATCCACCAACACCTGCACATACTTTGGTTTCCCCAG TTGTCAAGAATGACAATAACAGAGTTGGAAGGAAAGGACTGGTTAAACATGGTCGAGGGAGAGGTCGTAGTGATCCACCAGAGCCTCTATCATGCATTGTTCCACCACCACCGGCAGCACATACTTCGGTTTCCCCAG TCAGGGCAAAGCAAAAGCgtttaaaaaatacattaaaatcaGCACAGCAAACTCAGTGTGCAACAAATCCTCAAGCTCCCGCTCAAGTTCATACATCACCTCAAGCACCTCATGTTCCATCTGAAATTCATACTTCACCTCAAACTCCAACTTCAGCCCATTCTTTACCTCAAACTCATCATGTTGGACATTCTCCAACTCAAGCTCCAACTTACTCTTCACCGCTAGTTGAAGGATCATCATATGCTACACTGAATGATACAACACCCGTAAATTCGTCCTCAACTTATGAAATTCCACAACAATCTCACACATCTAGGCAATGTGTTGGGCGCGAGTCTGCAGATTGTTGGACTGTTGAAGCAATAG ACCCACAAGGAGCTATTAAGAGGATAAAACTCAAGTATTGGCAAGTCAATGACCTACCTATCGGGGAACATGTAATTGTGCACTTTAATGACCAAGGTGCTGCATATGGTGAAGCACAAGGCTTGCTTGCGGGATATTGTGGAACATTAGCAACCAATCCCAACTTATTTCCAATTAATTACGAAAGGTGGTTGGGAAAATTGGGCATGCCCAAAAGTTACCTTGATAATTGCTTTGAAAAAAACATAGAG cCTCGATTTCAATTTAGGACTACTGAAGCCCTTGCAAAGAGATATTGCAAACTTAGCATTGCAAAAAAGTGGGCTGCACATAGACAAAATTTGTGGACTCGTTTCTATGATCCATCCAAAACCCGAGATCAAATCACAAGTAACATTCCACTTGGTGTTGACCCAATTCAATGGGCTCATTTTGTTGACTATCGTTTGAAACCAGAAACACTG gagCGTTGtcgaaaaaataaagaaaatcgAAGCAAGCAATTGATTCCTCATACTGGTGGTTCTAAACCTCTTTCGAGAAAAAGACATGAGATG tttttgcAAACTGGAGAACAACCTTGTCGTGGAAAATTGTTCATtgaaacccataaaaaaaaggACGGGTCATTTGTAAATGATGCAGCAAAGGATATAGTG GAACAAATTGAAGTGGGTTTGACTCAAAGCAGTGTTCATGAATCTGAAATTTCTCCTAATGATGTTCTCGGTAAAGTGTTAGGGCCTGAGCACCCTGGAAGAGTGCGATGCATGGGTATGGGAGCAGCTCCTACtaatacatttaaaaataatggAGTTCGACTTTCAATTTTGGGTAATTCTTCGACCGCTGCTGCAACATCATCTTCTAACTTTTGGCAAGAGAAGTACACGCACTTGGAATCTCAAGTTCAAAACACCATGGAAGCATTCAAAGCTTACATTATTATGAAAGAAGGAAGGATTCCTGATCAAGTGGCCAGCATCTTTGGTTCATCAAAT TGGGCCTTGACTTGGGGCCCAAACCCAGAGTTTGGAGAATGTATCAcagaaagaaaggaaaaggaATTGCAAATGCAAATGATGTGTGGCTAA